The Haloplanus salinarum genome includes a region encoding these proteins:
- a CDS encoding GtrA family protein, with protein MNGGLGKLEELYSGIRFGQFASVGAVGATAETVVVAVLTAGYGVLPQLAKAVGAEVSITLMFLINDRWTFAEAGAAGWLPRGRRYLKSHLVRAGGLFVGFAVLTALTSWTDVTLVVAGADLWPTVANAIGIGCGMLLNYLTEGLFTWRVGAD; from the coding sequence ATGAACGGCGGCTTGGGCAAACTGGAGGAGCTCTATTCCGGGATCCGGTTCGGACAGTTCGCCTCCGTGGGCGCGGTGGGCGCCACCGCCGAGACGGTCGTCGTCGCGGTCCTGACGGCCGGATACGGCGTCCTCCCGCAGCTGGCCAAGGCCGTCGGGGCCGAGGTGTCGATCACGCTGATGTTCCTGATCAACGACCGGTGGACCTTCGCGGAGGCCGGGGCGGCCGGGTGGCTCCCCCGCGGCCGCCGCTACCTGAAATCCCACCTGGTGCGAGCGGGCGGCCTGTTCGTCGGGTTCGCCGTCCTGACGGCGCTGACGTCGTGGACGGACGTCACGCTCGTCGTCGCCGGCGCGGACCTCTGGCCGACGGTGGCCAACGCCATCGGCATCGGCTGTGGGATGCTACTCAACTACCTCACCGAGGGGCTGTTCACGTGGCGTGTCGGTGCCGACTGA
- a CDS encoding PQQ-binding-like beta-propeller repeat protein produces the protein MPSITRRRLLGGSVALAVGGYGAYRLHRGAAAATFDTWTPAPGTWPLRRYDPANTAHNPSATPPRERPARREFTALPTAAGRPSLSPLVGPDHVVVYGSGLAAYAREDGTAARTVEAATPRAGFGPDGRLHAVSLDSGTATDPVAVVGYDGADLQETSRSPVDTDDPRGLTVGADEVYLGTGSGTLHGIDAGGGRRWQVDGAMPALVDGRLYAADAPLDGTVAYAERTGRDRYLRPGPQRAWSAGPVSGFVHAPAVADGRLVVGTYAEGGGVVAALDADSGESLWEPRPLGVDVATPAVVGARGYVAAGTDDRRAGLVAALDLRTGEADWRDAVGWHAVAPAVGGDTLVVAGEDREDGDVVAGVVRAYDRAGGERLWTHRFETPGVGGLALVEDRVFVAAGSSVYELR, from the coding sequence ATGCCCTCCATCACGCGCCGCCGACTCCTCGGGGGAAGCGTCGCCCTCGCGGTCGGCGGCTACGGCGCTTACCGCCTGCACCGCGGTGCGGCCGCGGCGACGTTCGACACTTGGACGCCAGCCCCCGGAACGTGGCCGCTCCGCCGGTACGACCCCGCGAACACCGCGCACAACCCGAGCGCGACGCCGCCGCGGGAGCGACCCGCGCGCCGCGAGTTCACCGCGCTCCCGACGGCTGCCGGACGCCCCTCGCTCTCGCCGCTCGTCGGCCCCGACCACGTCGTCGTCTACGGGTCGGGGCTCGCGGCCTACGCCCGCGAGGACGGCACGGCGGCCCGCACCGTCGAGGCCGCGACGCCCCGCGCCGGGTTCGGCCCCGACGGCCGCCTCCACGCGGTCAGCCTCGACTCGGGCACCGCCACCGATCCCGTAGCCGTCGTCGGCTACGACGGCGCCGACCTGCAAGAGACCTCTCGCAGCCCGGTCGACACCGACGACCCCCGTGGCCTGACGGTCGGTGCGGACGAGGTGTACCTCGGCACCGGGAGCGGGACGCTCCACGGCATCGACGCCGGCGGTGGCCGACGCTGGCAGGTCGACGGTGCGATGCCCGCCCTCGTCGACGGCCGGCTGTACGCCGCGGACGCGCCCCTCGATGGAACCGTCGCCTACGCGGAGCGCACGGGCCGCGACCGGTACCTCCGGCCGGGGCCGCAACGGGCCTGGAGCGCCGGCCCCGTATCCGGCTTCGTCCACGCCCCCGCCGTCGCCGACGGGCGCCTCGTCGTCGGCACCTACGCGGAGGGCGGCGGCGTGGTCGCCGCCCTGGACGCCGACTCCGGCGAGTCCCTGTGGGAACCCCGGCCGCTCGGCGTCGACGTCGCCACGCCGGCCGTCGTCGGCGCTCGCGGCTACGTCGCCGCCGGCACCGACGACCGACGGGCCGGACTCGTCGCGGCGCTCGACCTGCGGACCGGCGAGGCCGACTGGCGCGACGCGGTCGGGTGGCACGCCGTCGCCCCCGCCGTCGGCGGCGACACGCTCGTCGTCGCGGGCGAGGACCGGGAGGACGGCGACGTCGTCGCCGGCGTGGTGCGGGCCTACGACCGCGCCGGGGGCGAGCGGCTGTGGACCCACCGGTTCGAGACGCCGGGCGTCGGCGGCCTGGCGCTCGTCGAGGACCGCGTGTTCGTCGCCGCGGGGTCGTCGGTGTACGAACTCCGGTGA
- a CDS encoding Rieske (2Fe-2S) protein yields the protein MDADRRMTSLDSVPDDTTFLVTLRRLDTGEEREAVLVRVADGEVRGWLNYCRHLLDVRLDKGSGAPMRDGELVCANHGAYFEADSGYCTFGPCEGATLEAVDVTVDDGAVYLTDDDYAFVTTGSLDDGGPASSSNVEF from the coding sequence ATGGACGCCGACCGACGGATGACGTCGCTCGATTCGGTCCCCGACGACACCACCTTCCTCGTCACCCTCCGTCGTCTCGACACCGGCGAGGAGCGCGAGGCGGTGCTGGTCCGCGTCGCCGACGGGGAGGTGCGCGGCTGGCTGAACTACTGTCGACACCTGTTGGACGTGCGCCTGGACAAGGGCTCCGGAGCCCCGATGCGCGACGGCGAACTCGTCTGTGCGAACCACGGCGCCTACTTCGAGGCCGACTCCGGCTACTGCACGTTCGGTCCCTGTGAGGGCGCCACCCTCGAAGCCGTCGACGTGACCGTCGACGACGGGGCCGTCTACCTGACCGACGACGACTACGCCTTCGTCACGACCGGATCGCTCGACGACGGCGGCCCAGCCTCGTCGTCGAACGTGGAGTTCTGA
- a CDS encoding aminotransferase class IV has protein sequence MYHVDGRLVDPDDATLPLDDRGVALGDAVTDTLRVYDGTPFAWRPHVDRLFGACERHGFDPGVDAATLRARVEETLAAAGLDDALVRVSITRGRGGAGREIGDGNTADGDGRRAGSVLPDADRLRPPADPDPTVVVTATPAPSADAGTEAAPLTLQTVRTRAIAPDAVPAAPLTHNRLDAVRAQAELRRAAPPDGGPADEALLLDAEGHVVGGTASDPLFVDGDAVRLPALGDRPARTGTRSVVRELAAAEDLPVVTGSYTPADVREAEEAFVAEPSAGVRPVARLDGVAVGGGPVTDLLSRLFAERVAATRG, from the coding sequence ATGTACCACGTCGACGGCCGCCTCGTCGACCCCGACGACGCGACGCTCCCGCTCGACGACCGCGGGGTCGCTCTCGGCGACGCCGTGACCGACACCCTGCGGGTCTACGACGGGACGCCCTTCGCGTGGCGACCCCACGTCGACCGCCTGTTCGGCGCCTGCGAGCGCCACGGGTTCGACCCCGGCGTCGACGCCGCCACCCTCCGTGCGCGCGTCGAGGAGACGCTCGCCGCCGCCGGGCTCGACGACGCGCTGGTTCGGGTCTCGATCACGCGTGGTCGCGGGGGCGCCGGACGCGAAATCGGGGACGGGAACACGGCGGACGGCGACGGCCGGAGGGCCGGCTCCGTGTTGCCGGACGCCGACCGCCTACGCCCCCCGGCCGACCCCGACCCGACCGTGGTCGTGACGGCGACGCCGGCCCCGTCGGCGGACGCGGGGACCGAGGCGGCGCCGCTGACCCTCCAGACCGTCCGCACCCGCGCCATCGCGCCCGACGCGGTGCCGGCGGCGCCGCTCACGCACAACCGACTCGACGCGGTCCGCGCACAGGCCGAACTCCGGCGGGCGGCGCCCCCCGACGGCGGCCCGGCGGACGAAGCCCTCCTGCTCGACGCAGAGGGACACGTCGTGGGCGGGACGGCGAGCGACCCCCTTTTCGTCGACGGCGACGCCGTCCGACTGCCGGCGCTCGGCGACCGACCGGCCCGGACCGGCACCCGGTCGGTCGTCCGCGAACTCGCCGCGGCGGAGGACCTCCCCGTCGTGACCGGCAGCTACACGCCCGCCGACGTCCGCGAGGCCGAGGAGGCCTTCGTCGCGGAACCCAGCGCGGGCGTCCGTCCGGTCGCCCGACTCGACGGCGTCGCCGTCGGCGGCGGCCCCGTCACCGACCTGCTCTCCCGACTGTTCGCGGAGCGTGTCGCGGCGACCCGTGGCTGA
- a CDS encoding helix-hairpin-helix domain-containing protein — translation MGILDTLLSLLGLDGSSSNDEPRETTVSVERDRVETDSEAAVKGTDSADEAAAGTEAAASTDSLVDEDADAAEPAEAAGPDASDTETELDTAAAESAGETTGEHDGEPATTGESVEVIKGIGPAYAERLSAAGVESVADLAAADAEELAPKVDLSAKRVGRWIDRAKDR, via the coding sequence ATGGGAATTCTGGACACGCTGCTGTCGCTGCTCGGACTGGACGGGTCGTCGTCGAACGACGAGCCACGGGAGACGACCGTCAGCGTCGAACGCGACCGGGTAGAGACCGATTCCGAAGCGGCCGTCAAGGGCACGGACTCCGCCGACGAGGCCGCCGCCGGGACGGAGGCCGCGGCGTCGACGGACTCGCTGGTCGACGAGGACGCCGACGCCGCCGAACCCGCCGAGGCGGCAGGGCCCGACGCGAGCGACACCGAGACGGAACTCGACACGGCGGCGGCCGAATCCGCCGGCGAGACGACCGGCGAACACGACGGGGAGCCGGCGACGACCGGGGAATCGGTCGAGGTCATCAAGGGCATCGGTCCCGCCTACGCCGAACGGCTCTCGGCGGCCGGCGTGGAGTCGGTGGCCGACCTCGCGGCCGCGGACGCCGAGGAACTCGCGCCGAAGGTCGACCTCTCGGCGAAGCGGGTCGGCCGCTGGATCGACCGCGCGAAGGACCGCTGA
- a CDS encoding shikimate dehydrogenase, with protein sequence MHVYGLIGNPVGHSLSPPMHEAAYRELDMDARYVTFEPAPDDVARALDGAAALGIDGLNVTIPFKQDVLEHVDPDDLAARIGAVNTVDFSTSPPRGYNTDAAGVRRAFEHHGVPLAGAEAVVVGAGGAGRAVAITLAEACEAVHVANRTVERAAELAADVRAGDPDATVTAGGLDTLGDRVPAADLLVNATSVGMEEDATPVPAALLHADLAVLDAVYSPIETRLLRTAAEAGATTIDGAWMLLFQGVAAFERWTGRDAPVGAMNDALRSRL encoded by the coding sequence ATGCACGTCTACGGACTGATCGGCAACCCGGTCGGCCACTCGCTCTCGCCGCCGATGCACGAGGCGGCCTACCGCGAACTCGACATGGACGCCCGCTACGTCACGTTCGAACCCGCCCCCGACGACGTCGCCCGCGCCCTCGACGGGGCGGCGGCACTCGGCATCGACGGCCTCAATGTCACCATCCCGTTCAAGCAGGACGTCCTCGAACACGTCGACCCGGACGACCTCGCGGCACGGATCGGCGCGGTCAACACCGTCGACTTCTCCACGTCGCCGCCCCGCGGATACAACACCGACGCCGCGGGCGTCCGCCGCGCCTTCGAACACCACGGCGTCCCGCTCGCCGGCGCCGAAGCCGTCGTCGTGGGCGCCGGCGGCGCCGGCCGCGCCGTCGCCATCACCCTCGCCGAGGCCTGCGAGGCGGTCCACGTCGCGAACCGGACCGTCGAGCGAGCGGCGGAACTCGCGGCCGACGTCCGGGCGGGCGACCCGGACGCCACCGTGACGGCGGGCGGACTGGACACCCTCGGGGACCGAGTGCCCGCGGCCGATCTGCTGGTCAACGCGACGAGCGTCGGGATGGAGGAGGACGCCACCCCGGTGCCGGCGGCCCTGCTCCACGCCGACCTGGCCGTCCTCGACGCGGTGTACTCGCCGATCGAGACGCGCCTGCTCCGGACGGCTGCCGAGGCGGGTGCGACGACCATCGACGGCGCGTGGATGCTCCTGTTCCAGGGCGTCGCCGCCTTCGAGCGCTGGACCGGTCGGGACGCGCCCGTCGGCGCGATGAACGACGCGCTCAGATCACGCCTCTGA
- a CDS encoding HVO_2922 family protein — translation MSTAPRFELYQDKAGEWRWRLVVANGNIIADSGEGYASKQGAKRGIGSVKSSAPEAAVVATDAE, via the coding sequence ATGTCAACCGCACCGCGGTTCGAACTGTATCAGGACAAGGCCGGCGAGTGGCGGTGGCGACTCGTCGTCGCCAACGGGAACATCATCGCCGACAGCGGCGAGGGGTACGCGTCGAAACAGGGGGCAAAACGGGGCATCGGGAGCGTAAAATCGAGCGCCCCCGAGGCAGCGGTCGTGGCGACGGACGCGGAGTGA
- a CDS encoding sodium:calcium antiporter: MNRQAFGALGGAFALTLPWIVSYLTGTAHGFSTGVTVLVSGLSVLGASFLLAWGAETAEKDVPRAFAIAVLAVLAVAPEYAVDALYAWNAGVFAGTERGVEAGNLAVANMTGANRILIGIGWAGVALFTVFRHGSAEDPAVRSRDGFLADAVSLDRDIGLEIVFLFLATLWAFLVPLGGGIDILDMAVLVGLYVAYIAIVLKGDVEADEAHVGVPAYLQTFPKPYRAATVLGLFAYSGLMIFTAVEPFAHGLEQLGQSIGVPSFFMIQWIAPLASESPELIVVVYLVNKARSTAGFNALISSKLNQWTLLIGTLVLVYSLALGQYGALPFDQKQSGEIWLTAAQSFFAISLLINFEISVREAVVLLVLFLSQVLSEFLLIRGVLVIPISDYELLLVFTGIYLVLGTGLFVARRRALKGILTQTAGTVRNAFSTGSDRPRGAD, translated from the coding sequence ATGAACCGACAGGCTTTCGGTGCGCTCGGCGGCGCGTTCGCACTGACGCTCCCGTGGATCGTCAGTTACCTGACTGGGACGGCCCACGGGTTCTCGACCGGGGTGACGGTCCTCGTGAGCGGGCTCTCGGTACTCGGCGCGTCCTTCCTGCTCGCGTGGGGAGCCGAAACCGCGGAGAAGGACGTCCCCCGGGCCTTCGCCATCGCCGTCCTCGCGGTGCTGGCGGTCGCCCCGGAGTACGCGGTCGACGCGCTGTACGCCTGGAACGCCGGCGTGTTCGCGGGGACGGAACGCGGGGTCGAGGCGGGCAACCTCGCCGTCGCCAACATGACCGGTGCGAACCGCATCCTCATCGGCATCGGCTGGGCCGGCGTCGCCCTCTTTACCGTCTTCCGCCACGGATCGGCGGAGGACCCCGCGGTGAGAAGCCGGGACGGCTTTCTCGCCGACGCCGTCTCGCTGGACCGCGACATCGGCCTCGAAATCGTCTTCCTCTTTCTCGCCACGCTGTGGGCCTTCCTCGTCCCCCTCGGCGGCGGGATCGACATCCTCGACATGGCGGTTCTCGTGGGACTCTACGTCGCGTACATCGCCATCGTCCTCAAGGGCGACGTCGAGGCCGACGAGGCACACGTGGGCGTGCCGGCCTACCTCCAGACGTTCCCGAAACCCTACCGCGCGGCGACGGTCCTCGGCCTCTTTGCCTACTCAGGGTTGATGATCTTCACCGCCGTCGAGCCGTTCGCTCACGGGCTCGAACAACTGGGGCAGAGCATCGGCGTCCCCTCCTTCTTCATGATCCAGTGGATCGCCCCCCTGGCCTCCGAGTCGCCGGAACTCATCGTCGTCGTCTATCTGGTGAACAAGGCGCGGTCGACCGCGGGATTCAACGCGCTCATCTCCTCGAAGCTCAACCAGTGGACACTCCTGATCGGGACGCTCGTTCTGGTCTACTCCCTCGCACTCGGCCAGTACGGCGCGCTCCCGTTCGACCAGAAGCAGTCCGGCGAGATCTGGCTGACCGCCGCGCAGTCCTTCTTCGCCATCTCCCTCCTGATCAACTTCGAGATATCGGTCCGCGAGGCCGTCGTGTTGCTCGTCCTCTTCCTCTCGCAGGTGCTCTCCGAGTTCCTGCTCATCCGGGGGGTCCTCGTGATTCCCATCTCCGATTACGAACTCCTACTCGTGTTCACGGGCATCTACCTCGTCCTCGGGACGGGGCTGTTCGTCGCCCGGCGGCGGGCGCTCAAGGGGATCCTCACACAGACCGCCGGGACGGTGAGAAATGCCTTTTCGACCGGCAGCGACCGACCACGGGGGGCAGACTGA
- a CDS encoding universal stress protein has protein sequence MFDTILIAVDGSDCAHRAAKHGLELAARYDAAVDVVTVYGGETERGNATLDEATDLAADVGVTVETDLLSGKPAGAIAEYAAERGTDLVVVGRRGRSGVRARLLGSVTERVLRRSPAPVLTVPPGDVDDGTGAAYGDVLVTTDGSEVAAEAAPYGADLARRFGAAFHALNVVDVQAEAGVFDAGGVDSEYIERLETRGHQAVDELVAAVDVSDLDVRRSVVRGRPHEAIDEYVREDDVDLVVMSSEGQSNLAGQQLGTVAGRVLRTVDRPVLVVTAN, from the coding sequence ATGTTCGATACGATCCTGATCGCGGTCGACGGCAGCGACTGTGCGCACAGAGCGGCCAAACACGGCCTCGAACTCGCGGCCCGGTACGACGCCGCGGTCGACGTCGTCACCGTCTACGGCGGCGAGACCGAGCGGGGGAACGCGACCCTCGACGAGGCCACCGACCTGGCGGCCGACGTGGGCGTGACCGTCGAGACGGACCTGCTCTCGGGCAAGCCGGCCGGGGCCATCGCCGAGTACGCGGCGGAACGGGGGACGGACCTCGTCGTCGTCGGGCGCCGTGGGCGCTCCGGCGTCCGGGCGCGACTGCTCGGGAGCGTCACCGAACGCGTCCTGCGCCGCAGTCCCGCGCCCGTGCTGACCGTCCCACCCGGCGACGTCGACGACGGGACGGGAGCCGCCTACGGGGACGTCCTCGTGACCACCGACGGCAGCGAGGTGGCCGCGGAGGCGGCCCCCTACGGTGCCGATCTGGCCCGTCGCTTCGGCGCGGCGTTCCACGCGCTCAACGTGGTGGACGTCCAGGCCGAGGCCGGCGTCTTCGACGCCGGCGGGGTCGACAGCGAGTACATCGAGCGCCTCGAAACGCGGGGGCATCAGGCGGTCGACGAACTCGTCGCGGCGGTCGACGTCTCGGATCTCGACGTCCGACGGTCGGTCGTCCGCGGGCGGCCACACGAGGCCATCGACGAGTACGTCCGCGAGGACGACGTCGACTTGGTCGTCATGTCCTCCGAGGGGCAGTCGAACCTCGCCGGCCAGCAACTGGGGACCGTCGCGGGGCGCGTCCTGCGGACGGTCGACCGGCCGGTTCTGGTCGTCACCGCGAACTGA
- a CDS encoding D-aminoacyl-tRNA deacylase, which translates to MIAIVVSRADSASERIGEALLDLADWTERRDERRPDGEGGGTYYHTEGFELRTFDDLHIHLDRPDAAFDDPDLLVVVSRHSGETGPLLTAHFTGNFGEAEYGGTAGAFARACPNAAAVAVSALEAHAPPAYEVGTECTHHGPTAVGVPSMFVELGSDEAQWSDPAGARAVARAVLDLRGVDADREKQIAGFGGGHYAPRFGRIVRETAWAVGHVAADWGLEAMGNPAANREVLRRAVEESGADHVLVEGGRSGLADVLADLGYRVVTETWLRETSAHPLPVVAAVEERLDPVAEGLRFGEVVPRVEGDAADAVVVAALPTELVDAASAVDIEATRAAVADVAVAFETTEGGTRPRGQVALSADDPGAAAEALTDALAAILRTDYDDVSRRDGEVVARTETFDPAAARTLGVPEGPAFGRLADGEAVEVDGERIDPDVVRTEQVDRFPVVAPPE; encoded by the coding sequence GTGATCGCCATCGTCGTCAGCCGCGCCGACAGCGCCTCCGAACGCATCGGCGAAGCCTTGCTTGATCTCGCCGACTGGACCGAACGACGCGACGAGCGCCGCCCCGACGGCGAGGGGGGCGGCACCTACTACCACACCGAGGGCTTCGAACTGCGGACCTTCGACGACCTGCACATCCACCTCGACCGCCCGGACGCCGCCTTCGACGACCCCGACCTCCTGGTCGTCGTCTCCCGGCACTCGGGGGAGACGGGGCCGCTCCTGACCGCCCACTTCACCGGCAACTTCGGCGAGGCGGAGTACGGCGGGACGGCCGGGGCGTTCGCCCGGGCCTGCCCCAACGCGGCGGCCGTCGCCGTCTCGGCGCTCGAAGCACACGCCCCGCCGGCGTACGAGGTGGGCACCGAATGCACCCACCACGGCCCGACGGCCGTGGGCGTCCCCTCGATGTTCGTCGAACTCGGGAGCGACGAGGCCCAGTGGTCCGATCCGGCGGGGGCCCGCGCCGTCGCGCGGGCCGTCCTCGACCTGCGCGGTGTCGACGCCGACCGCGAGAAACAGATCGCGGGCTTCGGCGGCGGCCACTACGCGCCGCGGTTCGGCCGAATCGTCCGCGAGACGGCGTGGGCGGTGGGTCACGTCGCCGCCGACTGGGGCCTGGAGGCGATGGGCAACCCCGCGGCGAACCGCGAGGTCCTCCGCCGAGCGGTCGAGGAAAGCGGCGCCGACCACGTCCTCGTCGAGGGCGGGCGCTCGGGACTCGCGGACGTCCTCGCCGACCTGGGCTACCGGGTCGTGACCGAGACGTGGCTCCGGGAGACGAGCGCCCATCCCCTCCCGGTCGTCGCCGCCGTCGAGGAGCGACTCGACCCCGTGGCCGAGGGACTCCGGTTCGGCGAGGTGGTGCCGCGGGTCGAGGGCGACGCGGCCGACGCCGTCGTCGTCGCGGCCCTGCCGACGGAACTGGTCGACGCCGCGAGCGCCGTCGACATCGAGGCGACGCGGGCCGCCGTCGCCGACGTCGCCGTCGCCTTCGAGACGACCGAGGGTGGGACGCGGCCCCGGGGACAGGTCGCCCTGTCGGCCGACGACCCCGGGGCGGCCGCCGAGGCGCTGACCGACGCGTTGGCGGCGATCCTGCGGACGGACTACGACGACGTGAGCCGGCGGGACGGCGAGGTGGTCGCCCGGACGGAGACGTTCGACCCGGCGGCCGCGCGCACCCTCGGCGTCCCCGAGGGGCCGGCGTTCGGGCGCCTCGCCGACGGCGAGGCCGTCGAGGTGGACGGCGAGCGGATCGATCCCGACGTCGTCCGCACCGAGCAGGTGGACCGTTTCCCCGTCGTCGCGCCGCCGGAATAG
- the ftsZ gene encoding cell division protein FtsZ encodes MDSIVEDAIEEAEEPGDGAAADVSADREPATDTSADTENRTGKMTDEELEDVLKDLQTDITVVGCGGAGGNTVNRMAEEGIKGANLVAANTDVQHLVDVEADTKILMGEEKTGGRGAGSLPQVGEEAAIESQEDIYGAIEGSDMVFVTAGLGGGTGTGSAPVVAEAARESGALTIAIVTTPFTAEGEVRRTNAEAGLERLRDVADTVIVVPNDRLLDSVGKLPVRQAFKVSDEVLMRSVKGITELITKPGLVNLDFADVKTVMEKGGVAMIGLGESDSEQKAQDSVRSALRSPLLDVDISGANSALVNVTGGTDMAIEEAEGVVEEIYDRIDPDARIIWGTSIDEELDGKMRTMIVVTGVESPQIYGRGDDAPAPEPTSGGGDDIDYVE; translated from the coding sequence ATGGACTCCATCGTGGAGGATGCAATCGAGGAAGCCGAGGAGCCGGGGGATGGGGCCGCGGCCGACGTCAGTGCCGACCGGGAGCCCGCGACCGACACGTCCGCCGACACGGAGAACCGAACCGGGAAGATGACCGACGAGGAACTGGAAGACGTCCTGAAGGACCTCCAGACGGACATCACCGTCGTCGGCTGTGGGGGCGCCGGCGGCAACACGGTCAACCGGATGGCCGAGGAGGGGATCAAGGGCGCGAACCTCGTCGCCGCCAACACCGACGTCCAACACCTCGTCGACGTGGAGGCCGACACGAAGATCCTGATGGGTGAGGAGAAGACCGGCGGGCGGGGGGCGGGGTCGCTCCCGCAGGTCGGCGAGGAGGCCGCCATCGAGAGCCAGGAGGACATCTACGGCGCCATCGAGGGTTCCGACATGGTGTTCGTCACCGCCGGGCTGGGCGGGGGTACCGGCACCGGGTCGGCGCCCGTCGTCGCGGAGGCGGCCCGCGAGTCCGGCGCGCTCACCATCGCCATCGTGACCACGCCCTTCACCGCCGAGGGCGAGGTCCGGCGGACCAACGCCGAGGCGGGCCTGGAACGACTGCGCGACGTGGCCGACACCGTCATCGTCGTGCCCAACGACCGCCTGCTCGACTCCGTCGGGAAGCTTCCGGTCCGGCAGGCGTTCAAGGTATCCGACGAGGTGCTCATGCGCTCGGTGAAGGGGATCACCGAACTCATCACCAAGCCCGGGCTGGTCAACCTGGACTTCGCCGACGTGAAGACGGTCATGGAGAAAGGCGGCGTCGCCATGATCGGCCTCGGCGAGAGCGACTCCGAGCAGAAGGCTCAGGACTCGGTGCGCTCCGCCCTGCGATCGCCCCTGCTCGACGTCGACATCTCCGGGGCCAACTCGGCGCTCGTCAACGTCACCGGCGGCACCGACATGGCCATCGAGGAGGCCGAGGGCGTCGTCGAGGAGATCTACGACCGGATCGACCCCGACGCCCGCATCATCTGGGGCACCTCCATCGACGAGGAACTCGACGGGAAGATGCGGACGATGATCGTCGTCACGGGCGTCGAGTCGCCACAGATCTACGGCCGCGGCGACGACGCGCCCGCGCCGGAGCCGACGAGCGGCGGTGGCGACGACATCGACTACGTGGAGTAG
- a CDS encoding protein translocase SEC61 complex subunit gamma: MDVKYDLSSYVRVLKMASTPSWNEFSQIAKVAGAGIFLVGLLGFVIFAVMTFIPGGG, encoded by the coding sequence ATGGACGTCAAATACGATCTCTCAAGCTACGTCCGCGTGCTCAAGATGGCGAGCACGCCGTCGTGGAACGAATTCTCGCAGATCGCCAAGGTCGCGGGGGCGGGAATCTTTCTCGTCGGCCTCCTCGGATTCGTCATCTTCGCGGTCATGACCTTCATCCCCGGAGGCGGGTAG
- a CDS encoding transcription elongation factor Spt5, translated as MGIFAVKTTASQERTVADMIASREEDEVHAVLAPDSLTSYVMVEADNSAVLERVMDEIPHARSIVPGTSSLTEVEHFLSPTPDVEGIAEGDIVELIAGPFKGEKARVQRIDEGKDQVTVELYEATVPIPVTVRGDQIRVLDSDER; from the coding sequence ATGGGTATCTTCGCCGTCAAGACCACCGCGAGCCAGGAGCGCACGGTCGCGGACATGATCGCCAGCCGCGAGGAGGACGAGGTGCACGCGGTGCTGGCACCCGACTCCCTGACGAGTTACGTGATGGTCGAGGCGGACAACAGCGCCGTCCTCGAACGCGTCATGGACGAGATTCCCCACGCCCGATCGATCGTTCCCGGCACCTCCTCGCTCACCGAGGTGGAACATTTCCTCTCGCCCACCCCGGACGTCGAGGGCATCGCCGAGGGCGACATCGTCGAACTCATCGCCGGCCCGTTCAAAGGCGAGAAGGCCCGCGTCCAGCGGATCGACGAGGGCAAGGACCAGGTGACCGTCGAACTGTACGAGGCGACGGTGCCCATCCCCGTCACCGTCCGCGGCGACCAGATCCGCGTCCTCGACTCGGACGAACGGTAA